In Chryseobacterium gotjawalense, the following are encoded in one genomic region:
- the hemB gene encoding porphobilinogen synthase: MIIYSRNRRLRTNAAIRALVQETTLTTNDFVMPIFVMEGINKQEPISSMPGIFRRTLDLTVKECQELFSLGVKAVNLYMKVSEDLKDNTGKESWNPNGLMQNTIKAIKDAVPEMVIMPDVALDPYSIYGHDGIVTNGKIDNDATNESLVKMSVSCAEAGADIIAPSDMMDGRVAAIRTGLEENGFTDVGILSYAAKYASSFYGPFRSALDSAPVDNQDIPKDKKTYQMDFHNSREAIDEVLKDIAEGADIIMIKPGMPYLDIVAKVREAIDLPIAVYNVSGEYAMLKAAAQNGWLDNDKAIIESLTCIKRAGADMIFTYAAKEAAILLNQ, translated from the coding sequence ATGATCATCTATTCTAGAAACCGAAGATTAAGAACAAATGCCGCTATCAGAGCGTTAGTTCAGGAAACTACCCTTACGACCAATGATTTTGTAATGCCGATTTTTGTAATGGAAGGCATTAACAAACAAGAACCGATATCTTCCATGCCGGGAATTTTCAGGCGAACCTTAGATCTTACAGTTAAGGAATGTCAGGAATTATTTTCCCTTGGTGTTAAAGCTGTGAATCTGTACATGAAAGTTTCTGAGGATTTGAAAGACAACACCGGAAAAGAGTCATGGAATCCAAACGGTTTAATGCAAAATACCATTAAAGCAATTAAAGATGCGGTACCTGAAATGGTGATCATGCCCGATGTTGCTTTGGATCCCTATTCAATCTACGGTCACGACGGAATTGTCACCAATGGAAAAATCGATAACGATGCCACCAACGAATCTTTGGTAAAAATGTCGGTTTCATGTGCGGAAGCGGGAGCAGATATTATTGCACCGAGCGACATGATGGACGGCAGAGTTGCGGCAATAAGAACAGGTCTCGAAGAAAACGGTTTTACCGATGTGGGAATTTTAAGCTACGCTGCAAAATATGCAAGTTCATTTTACGGCCCATTCAGAAGTGCTTTAGATTCAGCGCCCGTAGACAATCAAGATATTCCGAAAGATAAAAAAACGTATCAAATGGATTTTCATAATTCCAGAGAAGCCATTGATGAAGTTTTAAAAGATATTGCGGAGGGCGCGGATATCATCATGATCAAACCGGGAATGCCCTATTTGGACATTGTTGCTAAAGTTCGCGAGGCCATCGATTTACCGATTGCAGTATATAATGTAAGTGGAGAATATGCAATGTTAAAAGCAGCCGCACAAAATGGCTGGTTGGATAATGATAAAGCAATCATCGAAAGTTTAACCTGTATCAAACGCGCCGGAGCAGATATGATTTTCACCTATGCGGCGAAGGAAGCTGCGATTTTATTGAATCAGTAA
- a CDS encoding TM2 domain-containing protein has translation METYGYNNPQSSQNPNNYRSEKKLAAGLLGLLLSPFAANKFFLGYMKEGIIQVILNICTCGIATVIPFIEGIIYLTMSDEQFDRTYVQNKKPWF, from the coding sequence ATGGAAACTTACGGTTATAATAATCCTCAATCTTCGCAAAACCCTAATAATTACCGTTCAGAGAAAAAATTGGCAGCCGGACTTTTAGGCTTACTGCTTAGTCCATTCGCAGCGAATAAATTTTTCCTGGGATATATGAAAGAAGGAATTATTCAGGTAATTTTAAATATCTGCACCTGTGGAATTGCAACGGTTATTCCCTTTATCGAAGGGATTATTTATCTTACCATGAGTGATGAACAGTTCGATAGGACTTATGTTCAAAATAAAAAGCCCTGGTTTTAA
- a CDS encoding nitroreductase family protein produces MDNSEILKNIIEKRRSIFPKSYSTEEIEDGVLAEIVNSANFAPSHKRTKPWRLKVFRGEEKNQLGEKLAEIYKQTANPETFLEKKYLDISDKVAKSNAVITICVNFSGLVPEWEEIAATAMSVQNMYLTATAHEVGCYWSTPGMINHLNDFLGLAENQKCIGLFYLGKV; encoded by the coding sequence ATGGACAACTCAGAAATATTAAAAAACATTATAGAAAAAAGAAGAAGCATTTTCCCGAAATCCTATTCCACAGAGGAAATTGAGGACGGGGTTCTTGCTGAAATTGTGAATTCTGCGAATTTTGCGCCGAGTCATAAGCGAACAAAACCGTGGAGGTTAAAAGTTTTTCGAGGTGAGGAAAAAAATCAGTTGGGAGAAAAATTGGCAGAAATCTACAAACAGACCGCTAATCCTGAAACTTTTCTGGAAAAGAAGTATCTGGATATTTCTGACAAAGTGGCAAAGTCAAATGCGGTCATCACTATTTGTGTTAATTTCAGTGGATTAGTTCCGGAATGGGAAGAAATAGCTGCGACAGCGATGTCTGTTCAAAATATGTATCTTACCGCAACTGCCCACGAGGTTGGCTGTTACTGGAGTACGCCAGGAATGATTAATCACCTGAACGATTTTTTGGGCTTAGCTGAAAATCAGAAATGTATCGGTTTATTTTATTTAGGAAAAGTTTAA
- the rlmB gene encoding 23S rRNA (guanosine(2251)-2'-O)-methyltransferase RlmB: MKEDFIFGLRPVIEAIEAGKTVDKVFLQNALQGDIYYELKNLLAKHKIRPNYVPIEKLNRFTRKNHQGVVAFISDVPFHSIENILPEIFESGKTPFLLILDRLTDVRNFGAICRTAECAGVDAVIIPEKGGAPMNSDAIKTSAGAMYNIKICKEKNLSHTVDFLQQSGVQVFSATEKAQKLYYDVDFTQPCAIVMGNEETGISKEVLHHSDEKIKLPMEGKTQSLNVSVACGAILYEATRQRMKM; the protein is encoded by the coding sequence ATGAAAGAAGATTTTATATTTGGGTTGCGCCCAGTAATTGAAGCAATTGAAGCCGGAAAAACGGTTGATAAAGTATTTTTGCAGAATGCGTTGCAGGGAGATATTTATTATGAACTGAAAAATCTTTTGGCGAAACACAAAATCAGACCGAATTATGTTCCGATTGAAAAACTGAATCGCTTTACCAGAAAGAATCATCAAGGGGTTGTGGCCTTTATTTCAGATGTTCCTTTTCATTCGATTGAAAATATATTACCCGAAATTTTCGAATCCGGGAAGACACCGTTTCTTTTAATTTTGGATCGGTTAACGGATGTTAGAAATTTTGGAGCAATTTGCAGAACCGCCGAATGTGCTGGAGTTGACGCTGTGATTATTCCGGAAAAAGGAGGGGCGCCGATGAATTCAGATGCGATTAAAACTTCTGCCGGTGCGATGTACAATATTAAAATCTGTAAAGAAAAAAACTTAAGTCATACCGTTGATTTCCTTCAGCAATCTGGTGTCCAGGTTTTTTCTGCGACTGAAAAAGCACAGAAATTATACTACGATGTGGATTTTACACAGCCGTGTGCAATCGTAATGGGAAATGAAGAAACTGGAATTTCTAAAGAGGTTCTGCATCATTCCGACGAAAAAATAAAACTTCCGATGGAAGGTAAAACCCAGTCTCTAAATGTTTCTGTGGCCTGCGGGGCGATTCTTTATGAGGCGACCCGCCAACGAATGAAAATGTAA
- a CDS encoding DinB family protein, with product MNYHFQAHRQVRRNLLEILQNTSNKDLLLIPDGFNNNIYWNIAHTVATQQLLHYYLSGNPFRIDKYWIETYKKGTLPNLDVQQSEIDDLAYLLTETSKVLMKDYDDDFFPDYTSYTTSFGLDLKNIQDAIIFNNMHESLHLGYATAQKRAILGEQF from the coding sequence ATGAATTATCATTTTCAGGCACACCGTCAAGTTCGCCGAAACCTTTTAGAAATCCTGCAAAATACGTCTAACAAAGATTTGTTGCTGATTCCTGATGGTTTCAACAATAATATTTATTGGAACATCGCGCACACAGTGGCGACGCAGCAATTACTGCATTATTACCTGAGCGGGAATCCTTTTCGAATTGATAAATACTGGATTGAAACCTACAAAAAAGGCACCCTTCCTAATTTGGATGTGCAGCAGTCAGAAATTGATGATCTTGCTTATCTTTTAACGGAAACTTCCAAAGTTTTAATGAAAGATTATGATGATGATTTTTTTCCGGATTATACTTCTTATACGACCAGTTTTGGGTTGGATTTAAAGAATATTCAGGACGCTATTATTTTCAACAATATGCACGAAAGCTTGCACTTGGGATATGCAACTGCTCAAAAGAGAGCAATTCTGGGTGAACAATTTTAA
- a CDS encoding AAA family ATPase — protein sequence MSELNQAEDIRQLTEKVREQNYFFSLLKQEINKAIIGQEYMVDRLLIGLLGNGHVLLEGVPGLAKTLAIKTLADAVHGAFSRIQFTPDLLPADVVGTMIYSLKDNDFSIKKGPIFANFVLADEINRAPSKVQSALLEAMQEKQVTIGDETMPLPKPFLVLATQNPIDQEGTYLLPEAQTDRFMLKCTITYPNFEDERTIMKMIASGHSPEIRPVITLENVTEAKKLINQIYLDEKIEKYILDMVFATRFPEKYGLAELKSYISFGASPRASINLSIAARAMAFLKNRAFVIPEDVKEIAKDVLRHRIGLSFEAEAEEITSDQIIDKILGKIQAP from the coding sequence ATGTCAGAACTCAATCAAGCTGAAGATATCAGACAGCTAACCGAAAAAGTAAGAGAACAGAATTACTTTTTTTCACTTTTAAAACAGGAAATCAACAAAGCAATTATCGGACAGGAATATATGGTAGACCGTTTATTAATCGGTCTTCTGGGAAATGGTCACGTCCTGTTGGAAGGTGTTCCCGGATTGGCAAAAACTTTAGCGATAAAGACTTTGGCAGATGCCGTACACGGCGCTTTTTCCCGCATACAGTTTACCCCGGATCTTTTACCTGCGGATGTGGTAGGAACAATGATTTACAGTCTTAAAGACAATGATTTTTCTATAAAAAAAGGACCTATTTTCGCCAACTTTGTTTTGGCTGATGAGATCAACCGTGCTCCTTCAAAAGTTCAGTCGGCGCTCTTGGAAGCGATGCAGGAAAAGCAGGTAACCATCGGCGATGAAACAATGCCGCTTCCAAAACCCTTTCTCGTTTTGGCCACCCAAAACCCAATTGATCAGGAAGGAACTTATCTTTTGCCGGAAGCGCAAACCGACCGTTTTATGCTGAAATGTACCATCACTTATCCGAATTTTGAAGACGAGAGAACAATCATGAAAATGATTGCCAGCGGACATTCCCCGGAAATCCGCCCGGTCATTACCTTAGAAAATGTAACCGAAGCCAAGAAATTAATCAATCAGATTTATCTGGATGAGAAAATTGAGAAATATATTCTGGATATGGTTTTTGCCACTCGTTTTCCAGAAAAATATGGACTTGCAGAACTAAAAAGCTACATCAGTTTCGGTGCCTCGCCGAGAGCTTCCATCAATTTATCAATTGCCGCACGGGCGATGGCTTTCTTAAAAAACCGCGCATTCGTAATTCCTGAAGATGTGAAAGAAATAGCAAAAGACGTTCTTCGTCACCGTATCGGACTGAGTTTTGAAGCCGAAGCCGAAGAAATCACCTCTGATCAGATCATCGATAAAATCCTGGGGAAAATTCAAGCACCTTAA
- a CDS encoding DUF58 domain-containing protein, protein MEIKDIIKKVKQIEIRTKKKSEATLMGQYHSAFKGQGMTFSEVRPYQFGDEIRRIDWNKTARFREPFVKVMEEERELTLMLLVDISASMNYGTQTQLKREFVAEIAASLGFSAAGNNDKVGLILFADKVYKVIPPQKGRKHILAIISNILSAEYIPAEAKIDKALEYMMSVFKKKSLIFMFSDFEDSYDLKMLRVASRKHQLLGLRVYDEKDNEIPDVGYALFKDAETGKQIWANTSNARWRYDFAEHQKQKVRNVTEDFESSSAGFINMNTGEDYSKFLYQYFRKK, encoded by the coding sequence ATGGAAATCAAAGACATCATAAAAAAAGTAAAACAAATTGAAATCCGGACCAAGAAGAAGTCCGAAGCAACTTTGATGGGTCAATACCACAGCGCTTTCAAAGGTCAGGGAATGACTTTTTCAGAAGTCCGTCCTTACCAGTTTGGTGATGAAATCCGCAGAATCGACTGGAATAAAACCGCCCGTTTCCGTGAACCGTTTGTAAAAGTGATGGAAGAAGAACGGGAATTAACCTTGATGCTTTTAGTCGATATTTCTGCCTCCATGAATTACGGAACACAAACTCAGCTGAAAAGAGAATTCGTCGCTGAGATTGCTGCAAGTTTAGGATTTTCTGCCGCCGGAAATAATGACAAAGTAGGTTTGATTTTATTTGCCGATAAAGTGTATAAAGTGATTCCGCCGCAAAAAGGACGAAAACATATTTTGGCGATTATCAGCAATATCTTATCCGCAGAATATATTCCGGCAGAAGCCAAAATTGACAAAGCTCTTGAATATATGATGAGTGTTTTCAAAAAAAAATCGCTGATTTTCATGTTCTCTGATTTTGAAGATTCTTATGATTTGAAAATGTTGAGAGTTGCCTCGCGAAAACATCAATTATTAGGCTTAAGAGTTTATGATGAAAAAGACAACGAAATCCCCGATGTCGGATATGCCCTTTTTAAAGATGCAGAAACCGGAAAACAGATTTGGGCAAATACCTCTAATGCCAGATGGCGCTACGATTTTGCAGAACACCAAAAACAAAAAGTAAGAAACGTAACCGAAGATTTTGAAAGTTCTTCCGCAGGATTTATCAATATGAATACCGGCGAAGATTATTCTAAATTTCTGTATCAGTATTTCAGGAAAAAATAG
- the rhuM gene encoding virulence protein RhuM/Fic/DOC family protein codes for MHKGEIIIYKSQNGETSIDVKLEDETVWLNRKQMSLLFDRDVKTIGKHINNAIKEELNEYSVVAKFATTASDGKTYQTEFYNLDVIISVGYRVKSRSGIQFRIWANSVLKNYLIKGYSINEKATKQQLDNLSSMVKILSDSLENKVISNDEAKDVLRIIKDYTYGLDTLDKYDNQILEIENISQKKEFKANYKDAKKVIATLKEKFKAGNLFGNEKDESFKSSINTIYQTFDGKELYPSIEEKAAMFLYLVTKNHSFSDGNKRIAAFLFLWFLSNNELLYRKNGDKLLENNTLVALTLMIAQSKSEEKDTMVKVVVNLINKNN; via the coding sequence ATGCATAAGGGCGAAATAATAATTTACAAAAGCCAAAACGGCGAAACTTCCATTGATGTGAAACTGGAAGACGAAACGGTGTGGCTAAATCGCAAGCAAATGTCTCTGCTGTTTGACAGAGATGTGAAAACAATTGGAAAACATATTAATAATGCTATTAAAGAGGAACTAAATGAATATTCAGTTGTCGCAAAATTTGCGACAACTGCTTCCGACGGAAAAACTTATCAGACAGAATTTTATAATCTCGATGTCATTATTTCCGTTGGTTATCGCGTGAAATCCCGAAGTGGAATACAATTCAGAATTTGGGCTAATTCTGTTCTTAAAAATTATTTAATTAAAGGCTATTCAATTAACGAAAAAGCTACGAAACAGCAATTGGATAATCTAAGTTCGATGGTGAAAATATTATCTGATTCACTGGAAAACAAAGTAATTTCTAATGATGAAGCCAAAGATGTTTTAAGGATTATTAAAGATTATACTTATGGCCTGGACACGCTGGATAAGTATGACAACCAAATTTTAGAAATTGAAAATATTTCACAGAAAAAAGAATTTAAAGCAAATTATAAAGACGCTAAAAAAGTAATCGCTACATTAAAAGAAAAATTCAAAGCAGGAAATTTATTCGGAAACGAAAAAGACGAATCTTTCAAAAGTTCAATCAACACTATTTATCAAACTTTTGACGGGAAAGAACTTTATCCGAGTATTGAAGAAAAAGCAGCGATGTTTTTATATTTGGTAACAAAAAATCATTCGTTCAGTGATGGAAACAAAAGAATTGCCGCTTTCTTATTTTTATGGTTCCTTTCAAACAACGAACTACTTTATAGAAAAAACGGAGATAAATTACTGGAAAACAATACTTTAGTCGCATTAACTTTAATGATTGCGCAAAGCAAATCAGAAGAAAAAGACACTATGGTGAAAGTAGTGGTAAATCTCATTAATAAAAACAATTAA
- a CDS encoding BatD family protein: MKKTFLILFAFLSVFALSQTLSSKLDKTTLALGEPGILHIHISNLQAKDVLSAPKNELLPFHFEEIKDSINKQVDSYDRIIEFAVYDEGKFTIPALDFRINGKLLKTVPYDVEVINTAQKGDQINDIMKNKEVDLGVQDYWQMYKWYILGVLILLALIFIIYQLIKYGRRKKSDPVLMTNQTLRELDKLKKKNYIEDGNYRLFYVELIDITRNFITKQYKIPADVLLTDDLIDVIKLNNTISTENEKTIEDIFLRGDLVKFAKVFPGQQNMQDDFDQMKAFVKRSSKDLEAEQLRTGV, from the coding sequence TTGAAAAAAACATTTTTAATCTTATTCGCATTTCTCAGCGTTTTTGCACTTTCGCAAACATTGAGCTCCAAACTCGACAAAACCACTTTGGCTCTAGGCGAACCTGGGATTTTGCACATTCATATTTCTAATCTGCAGGCCAAAGATGTTTTGTCTGCTCCGAAAAATGAACTGCTCCCTTTTCATTTTGAAGAAATAAAAGACAGCATTAATAAACAGGTTGACTCCTACGACCGTATCATTGAATTTGCCGTTTATGATGAAGGAAAATTCACCATTCCGGCACTCGATTTCAGAATAAACGGTAAACTTCTAAAAACGGTTCCTTACGATGTCGAAGTCATTAATACTGCTCAAAAAGGAGATCAGATCAATGATATTATGAAAAACAAAGAGGTTGATCTGGGCGTTCAGGATTACTGGCAAATGTACAAATGGTATATTTTAGGGGTATTGATTTTGTTGGCCTTAATTTTCATTATTTATCAACTCATTAAATATGGCAGACGAAAAAAATCTGATCCGGTCCTGATGACCAACCAAACACTGAGAGAATTAGATAAGTTGAAAAAGAAAAATTATATCGAAGACGGAAACTACAGACTGTTTTATGTCGAATTAATAGATATCACAAGAAACTTCATCACCAAACAATATAAAATTCCGGCCGATGTTTTGCTGACCGACGATTTAATCGATGTTATCAAATTAAACAATACCATTTCCACAGAAAATGAGAAAACAATAGAAGACATTTTCTTGAGAGGAGATCTCGTGAAATTCGCAAAAGTTTTCCCCGGTCAACAAAATATGCAGGACGATTTCGATCAGATGAAAGCTTTCGTAAAACGGTCGTCCAAAGATTTGGAAGCCGAACAACTAAGAACTGGAGTATAA
- a CDS encoding VWA domain-containing protein — translation MMTLDFLNFELYSPWFLLLFAVFIPLIIRDLRNKKHSGITVPSTQNMQENKSIQFVLFLLKISKYLILSCLIIAMARPRTFTISQDQDDSKGIDIMLSVDVSLSMLAKDLEPDRLTALQNIAKKFVNSRPGDRIGLVTYAGEAFTKVPVTSDHAVVIDELDHLSTSELTPGTAIGEGLSVAVAHLKNSKAKSKIIILMTDGVSNVENAMPPQVAAELARSNGIKVYSIGIGTNGYALMPTQQDLFGDLIFTEAEVQIDEPVLREIAQTTGGKYFRASSNQSLEEVYNEINKLEKSELKTTKLYNYHEYFRNFLWIALAVLLVDSLLRWIFYKFLS, via the coding sequence ATGATGACACTTGATTTTTTAAATTTCGAATTATACAGCCCGTGGTTCTTATTGCTGTTTGCGGTTTTCATTCCATTGATTATCCGCGATTTACGCAATAAAAAACACTCCGGAATCACCGTTCCTTCCACCCAAAATATGCAGGAAAACAAATCGATTCAGTTCGTTCTGTTCCTGCTGAAAATTTCAAAATACCTCATTCTTTCCTGCTTAATCATTGCGATGGCAAGACCTCGCACCTTTACCATTTCGCAGGATCAGGATGACAGTAAAGGGATCGACATCATGCTTTCAGTGGACGTTTCCTTGAGTATGCTGGCCAAAGATTTAGAGCCCGACCGTTTGACGGCGCTTCAAAATATTGCCAAAAAATTCGTCAACAGCCGGCCTGGCGACAGAATCGGCTTGGTAACTTACGCCGGCGAAGCATTTACGAAAGTACCTGTCACCTCTGATCACGCCGTGGTGATCGATGAGCTGGATCATCTCAGCACTTCAGAACTTACACCGGGAACCGCAATCGGTGAAGGACTTTCTGTCGCAGTTGCCCATTTGAAAAACAGCAAAGCAAAATCGAAAATCATCATTTTGATGACCGACGGCGTCAGCAATGTGGAAAACGCAATGCCTCCGCAAGTCGCTGCCGAATTGGCACGCAGCAACGGGATAAAAGTCTATTCCATCGGGATCGGAACCAACGGTTATGCTTTGATGCCGACCCAACAGGATCTTTTTGGCGATTTGATTTTCACCGAAGCTGAAGTTCAAATCGACGAACCCGTTCTTCGGGAAATTGCCCAAACGACCGGTGGAAAGTACTTCCGTGCCTCTTCCAATCAAAGTTTAGAAGAAGTATACAACGAAATAAACAAACTCGAAAAGTCAGAACTGAAAACCACCAAACTCTATAATTACCACGAATATTTCCGAAACTTTCTGTGGATTGCCTTAGCCGTTTTGTTGGTGGACTCATTGTTGCGCTGGATTTTCTATAAATTTTTAAGTTAA
- a CDS encoding vWA domain-containing protein gives MSWTLGNNLYLILLLLLPLLGIIMIAYIKWKNQRKKIFAEVRFQEELFEKKSGFTKVLPVLYLLATLFLIIAIVDVLSGTEEVKSKQKMNNVIFLLDVSNSMNAQDVAPNRLDNAKNIIINTMEKMKNDKVGIVVFAGDASSIMPLTTDFTAVETYLGGVETNIVKTQGTDFLKAMQTVADKFKNIPKGARQVVLLSDGEDNESNEKPAAKLASKEGISVISVGIGSEEGAPIPEYVFGQLMGYKTDRAGQTVISKRETLALKNMANQTNGTYVDGNTLENATAQIIDGLRKSAASSETMVKSNNAIHYYQYFLAVSILLFLIIFLANPKRDFNI, from the coding sequence ATGAGCTGGACTTTAGGAAATAACCTGTACTTAATATTGTTGCTGCTTTTGCCGCTGCTGGGAATCATTATGATTGCTTATATCAAATGGAAAAACCAGCGGAAGAAAATCTTTGCAGAAGTACGATTTCAGGAAGAATTATTTGAAAAAAAATCAGGTTTTACAAAAGTGCTACCGGTTCTTTATTTATTGGCAACATTATTTTTAATAATAGCAATCGTAGATGTACTGAGCGGTACGGAAGAAGTAAAGAGCAAACAAAAAATGAATAACGTTATTTTCCTGCTTGATGTTTCTAATTCGATGAATGCACAGGATGTTGCGCCCAACCGTTTAGACAATGCCAAAAACATCATCATCAATACGATGGAGAAAATGAAGAACGACAAAGTCGGAATCGTTGTTTTCGCCGGTGACGCAAGTTCAATTATGCCTTTAACAACAGATTTCACGGCAGTAGAAACCTATCTTGGCGGCGTAGAAACCAATATTGTAAAAACACAGGGAACAGACTTCTTAAAAGCAATGCAAACGGTTGCAGACAAGTTCAAAAACATTCCGAAAGGCGCTCGACAAGTCGTCCTATTAAGTGATGGTGAAGACAATGAAAGCAATGAAAAACCAGCGGCAAAACTAGCGTCCAAAGAAGGGATTTCTGTGATCAGTGTAGGAATCGGTTCCGAAGAAGGCGCACCGATTCCGGAGTATGTTTTCGGTCAGTTGATGGGTTATAAAACCGACAGAGCGGGACAAACCGTGATTTCAAAAAGAGAAACGCTGGCCTTAAAAAATATGGCAAACCAAACGAACGGAACTTATGTGGACGGAAATACCCTCGAAAATGCAACTGCTCAAATCATTGACGGATTGCGTAAAAGCGCAGCTTCCTCCGAAACAATGGTGAAATCCAATAATGCAATTCATTATTATCAATATTTTCTGGCAGTTTCAATTCTTTTATTTCTGATTATTTTTCTGGCAAATCCTAAGCGCGACTTCAATATTTGA
- a CDS encoding tetratricopeptide repeat protein, protein MNLNLLFSTFLVLFGCSFFSAQENYKTLVFKGNKQFDKENYESSSSKYMEAVQLNDKEFMAHYNLGNSLYKRKMYEEAKAEFEKAEKLSTTLPDKSAALYNLGNTYMQTEDSKKAAELYKQALKQDPYNETIRKNYGIAMLKEKEKEQQKNQKNNSGGGGDGDQNKDKNKGQDKGDQPQKEAGTGQQNKGEGEGKDPNENKNSNSDKMPKDLQDALLNRVGNKERETAKKILNKNSYSMPESNEKDW, encoded by the coding sequence ATGAATCTGAATTTACTTTTTTCCACGTTTCTTGTGCTGTTTGGCTGTTCTTTTTTTTCTGCTCAGGAAAATTATAAGACATTAGTCTTCAAAGGCAACAAGCAATTCGACAAAGAAAACTACGAATCTTCTTCTTCAAAATATATGGAAGCTGTACAACTCAACGATAAAGAGTTTATGGCTCACTATAATCTTGGCAATTCTCTGTATAAAAGAAAAATGTACGAGGAAGCCAAAGCGGAATTCGAAAAAGCAGAAAAACTTTCTACTACTCTTCCCGACAAAAGTGCTGCACTTTATAATCTAGGCAACACTTATATGCAGACTGAAGATTCCAAAAAAGCAGCGGAACTTTACAAACAGGCTTTAAAGCAAGACCCATACAATGAAACCATTCGTAAAAACTACGGGATTGCCATGCTGAAAGAAAAGGAAAAAGAGCAGCAGAAAAACCAGAAAAACAATTCCGGGGGTGGCGGTGATGGCGACCAAAACAAAGATAAAAACAAGGGTCAGGACAAAGGAGATCAACCACAGAAAGAAGCCGGAACCGGACAGCAGAATAAAGGAGAGGGCGAAGGAAAAGATCCCAACGAAAACAAAAACAGTAATTCCGACAAAATGCCCAAAGACCTGCAAGATGCGCTACTGAACCGGGTTGGAAATAAGGAACGGGAAACCGCGAAGAAAATCCTTAATAAAAACTCTTATTCGATGCCGGAAAGCAATGAAAAGGATTGGTGA